A window from Halomicrobium urmianum encodes these proteins:
- a CDS encoding metal-dependent transcriptional regulator: MNTADQYLKAIYLVQEQDDGPASTGDVADMLEVSPASANEMIGKLEEEELLDHEKYKGVDLTDEGIRRAREALQNYCIIERFLLEVLEVEEFREEAKQLEGVIDETVAERLDTIIDREPQCPDCFDAEGDVCGLLEPELEASD; this comes from the coding sequence ATGAACACGGCAGACCAATATCTCAAGGCGATCTATCTGGTGCAGGAACAGGACGACGGCCCCGCCTCGACCGGCGACGTCGCGGACATGCTCGAGGTCAGCCCGGCCAGCGCCAACGAGATGATCGGCAAGCTCGAGGAGGAGGAGCTGCTCGATCACGAGAAGTACAAGGGCGTCGACCTCACCGACGAGGGCATCCGACGCGCCCGCGAGGCGCTCCAGAACTACTGCATCATCGAGCGCTTCCTGCTGGAGGTCCTGGAGGTCGAGGAGTTCCGCGAGGAGGCCAAGCAACTTGAGGGCGTCATCGACGAGACGGTCGCCGAGCGGCTGGACACCATCATCGACCGCGAACCTCAGTGTCCCGACTGCTTCGACGCCGAGGGCGACGTCTGCGGCCTACTCGAACCGGAGCTGGAAGCCTCGGACTGA
- a CDS encoding GNAT family N-acetyltransferase, producing the protein MDVRPAEHADRPAIRDVARRSLQASYSLEPRAITTAIEEWYDEDRLAQTLEDENRSLLVAEWDGQVVAFTESTLTGDDVGTILWIHVDPAHRGRGIGTDLFEATRDHLAERGTTRLQGRVLADNAVGNAFYHEQGFEEAGQQEVDIAGRTYVENRYVESDSGREAIPVDDRTVYVDHDVTEEGSIAPFKVVYADDDGEGKYGFYCSNCRTVANAMDAMGRIECDECGNARKPTRWDASYL; encoded by the coding sequence ATGGACGTCAGACCAGCCGAACACGCTGATCGACCCGCGATCAGGGACGTGGCGCGGCGCTCGCTGCAGGCCTCCTACTCTCTGGAGCCGCGTGCGATCACCACCGCTATCGAGGAGTGGTACGACGAGGACCGGCTGGCGCAGACGCTGGAGGACGAGAACCGCTCCCTGCTCGTCGCAGAGTGGGACGGACAGGTCGTGGCATTCACGGAGAGCACCCTGACCGGTGACGACGTCGGAACCATCCTCTGGATCCACGTCGACCCCGCCCACCGCGGCCGCGGCATCGGAACCGACCTCTTCGAGGCGACCCGCGACCACCTCGCCGAACGGGGTACGACCCGACTCCAGGGTCGGGTCCTGGCCGACAACGCGGTCGGCAACGCCTTCTACCACGAGCAGGGCTTCGAGGAGGCCGGCCAGCAGGAAGTCGACATCGCCGGCCGCACGTACGTCGAGAACCGCTACGTCGAGAGCGACTCCGGCCGCGAGGCCATCCCCGTCGACGACCGTACCGTCTACGTCGACCACGACGTCACCGAGGAGGGCTCCATCGCCCCCTTCAAAGTGGTCTACGCCGACGACGACGGCGAAGGGAAGTACGGCTTCTACTGCTCGAACTGCCGGACCGTCGCTAACGCCATGGACGCCATGGGCCGCATCGAGTGCGACGAGTGCGGAAACGCCCGCAAGCCCACGCGATGGGACGCGTCCTACCTCTGA
- a CDS encoding HNH endonuclease signature motif containing protein — protein MGQEPDVHHITLVREFDDPQEAHTMDNLVALCPKCHSNAEWGNIPDSEIKPRSADESRNQ, from the coding sequence ATCGGACAAGAACCGGACGTTCACCACATCACACTGGTTCGGGAGTTTGACGACCCGCAAGAGGCACACACAATGGATAATCTGGTAGCGCTATGTCCGAAGTGCCACAGCAACGCAGAGTGGGGAAATATCCCGGACTCTGAGATCAAACCGAGGAGTGCCGACGAGTCCCGAAACCAATAA
- a CDS encoding coiled-coil protein, whose protein sequence is MADSIDESKNVELTEEDLENKSKGELIKLAGQLRDRRNELNQLASERASDRDDLNAKTREKVDEAQEHREQRDELNEQVQEHKESRNELNAEANELFDKVDKLKNDLELDEGKSIEELEDEIEDLEFKQQTEVLSSEDERELIEKIETKREKLAEKKEKLDQTDDLEELKEEAEEVRSEASQHHQKVTELADEAQKHHNQMIEAYREADEIRDEADEMHEKFVEAQEAADRHHEDFVRVQKRLRELDKKEEAEERSQREEEQEAAREEAEEIYQKFKEGETLDTEDLMKLQKAGKL, encoded by the coding sequence ATGGCAGACTCGATAGACGAATCAAAGAACGTAGAACTCACCGAAGAGGACCTCGAAAACAAGTCGAAGGGCGAGCTCATCAAGCTCGCCGGGCAGCTCCGCGATCGACGAAACGAGCTGAACCAGCTCGCGTCCGAGCGGGCGTCCGATCGCGACGACCTGAACGCAAAGACTCGCGAGAAGGTCGACGAGGCCCAGGAACACCGCGAGCAGCGCGACGAGCTCAACGAGCAGGTTCAGGAGCACAAGGAGAGCCGCAACGAGCTCAACGCCGAGGCCAACGAGCTGTTCGACAAGGTCGACAAGCTCAAGAACGACCTTGAACTCGACGAGGGCAAGTCCATCGAGGAGCTCGAGGACGAAATCGAAGACCTCGAGTTCAAGCAGCAGACCGAGGTCCTCTCCAGCGAGGACGAGCGCGAGCTCATCGAGAAGATCGAGACCAAGCGCGAGAAGCTCGCCGAGAAGAAGGAGAAGCTCGATCAGACCGACGACCTCGAGGAACTCAAGGAGGAGGCCGAGGAGGTCCGCTCCGAGGCGAGCCAGCACCACCAGAAGGTGACGGAGCTGGCAGACGAGGCCCAGAAGCACCACAACCAGATGATCGAGGCCTATCGCGAGGCCGACGAGATCCGCGACGAGGCCGACGAGATGCACGAGAAGTTCGTGGAGGCCCAGGAGGCCGCCGACCGCCACCACGAGGACTTCGTCCGCGTCCAGAAGCGCCTGCGCGAACTCGACAAGAAGGAGGAGGCCGAAGAGCGCTCCCAGCGCGAGGAAGAGCAGGAGGCCGCCCGCGAGGAGGCCGAGGAGATCTACCAGAAGTTCAAGGAAGGCGAGACCCTCGACACCGAGGACCTGATGAAGCTGCAGAAAGCCGGCAAGCTCTAA
- a CDS encoding ferritin-like domain-containing protein produces the protein MSLQRPVGSDHQLARLLQIGVVLEEVVEARADQHAQLTDDVADPELRDLLDEAVEESAEHRDRLESLIDELDAETVPFEEIQTLVAAQYETDRDTDGVLYDQLANEETAYKFYDDLIGAIRASDVEFGVDRDRLIETLSEIREEEAEGAEDVTRLMEDRE, from the coding sequence GTGAGCCTCCAGCGGCCGGTGGGATCGGATCACCAGCTCGCCCGCCTGCTCCAGATCGGGGTCGTCCTGGAGGAAGTCGTCGAGGCGCGGGCCGACCAGCACGCCCAGCTCACCGACGACGTCGCCGACCCCGAACTGCGGGACCTGCTGGACGAGGCCGTCGAGGAGTCGGCCGAGCACCGCGACCGTCTGGAGTCGCTCATCGACGAACTCGACGCCGAGACGGTGCCCTTCGAGGAGATCCAGACGCTCGTGGCAGCCCAGTACGAGACCGACCGCGACACGGACGGCGTGCTGTACGACCAGCTGGCCAACGAGGAGACGGCCTACAAGTTCTACGACGACCTGATCGGCGCCATCCGGGCGTCGGACGTCGAGTTCGGCGTCGACCGCGACCGACTGATCGAGACGCTCTCCGAGATTCGCGAGGAGGAGGCCGAGGGCGCCGAGGACGTGACGCGACTGATGGAGGACCGGGAGTGA
- a CDS encoding HD domain-containing protein yields the protein MGVEIRESPVSDGEFEAMKEFVHDYLAASVENEDEGGRMRWYPWHSAEYRFNHILNVVELGETIARKEGANVDVTRVAALFHDIAKLEAEQDAHAEAGATIAREYLETHGDYPESFVQQVHQAVSDHSYQGDLRDLPLETQCLIEADILDKVGANGTALMLLRMGYEARSHMDAADMVGRVVERGEDARERIVSDAAHSIVHRRLKRVRWFREWLEEEVAEIDAGTDLDDAPTGP from the coding sequence GTGGGCGTCGAGATCCGTGAGTCACCGGTTTCGGACGGGGAGTTCGAGGCTATGAAGGAGTTCGTCCACGACTATCTCGCGGCCAGCGTCGAGAACGAGGACGAAGGCGGTCGAATGCGGTGGTACCCCTGGCACTCCGCCGAGTACCGGTTCAACCACATCCTGAACGTCGTGGAACTCGGCGAGACGATCGCACGCAAGGAGGGCGCCAACGTGGACGTCACCAGAGTTGCGGCCCTCTTTCACGACATCGCCAAGCTCGAGGCCGAACAGGACGCCCACGCCGAGGCGGGGGCGACCATCGCCCGCGAGTACCTCGAGACGCACGGCGACTATCCCGAGTCGTTCGTCCAGCAGGTCCACCAGGCCGTCAGCGACCACTCCTATCAGGGCGACCTCCGCGACCTTCCCCTTGAGACTCAGTGTCTCATCGAGGCGGACATCCTCGACAAGGTCGGCGCGAACGGGACCGCTCTGATGCTCCTGCGAATGGGCTACGAGGCTCGCTCGCACATGGACGCCGCCGACATGGTCGGTCGCGTCGTCGAGCGGGGCGAGGACGCGCGCGAGCGGATCGTCAGCGACGCGGCGCACTCCATCGTCCACCGGCGCCTCAAGCGCGTTCGCTGGTTCCGGGAGTGGCTCGAGGAGGAGGTCGCCGAGATAGACGCCGGCACTGACCTCGACGACGCGCCCACCGGTCCCTAG
- a CDS encoding LysE family translocator, whose protein sequence is MGLVATITGGVVFGLALAAPPGPMNAVIAEESALRGWGAGFRAGLGAMVADACFFVLALLGVVAVVDRTPALRTAMVAVGGVLMLYFAVDAARAAGPFLGDGVDATGESKGFRKAFALAITNPYQIVFWLAVGVKLLEPGQLDVLAPLPVVGDQVAGAFVVETGSPALLGGLFGGIGLWIVGFPATIAVARRRVEGAAQLIAWLSAAVLAAFGVLFLWDALPV, encoded by the coding sequence ATGGGACTGGTCGCGACGATAACGGGCGGTGTCGTCTTCGGACTGGCGCTGGCTGCCCCGCCGGGCCCGATGAACGCGGTCATCGCCGAGGAGAGCGCACTCCGCGGGTGGGGGGCCGGCTTCCGAGCGGGGCTCGGCGCGATGGTCGCCGACGCGTGCTTCTTCGTACTGGCGCTTCTGGGTGTCGTCGCCGTCGTGGATCGGACGCCGGCGCTGCGGACGGCGATGGTCGCCGTCGGCGGAGTGCTCATGCTGTACTTCGCGGTCGACGCGGCCCGCGCTGCGGGACCGTTCCTCGGCGACGGCGTCGATGCGACCGGCGAGTCGAAGGGATTCAGGAAGGCGTTCGCGCTGGCCATCACGAACCCCTACCAGATCGTCTTCTGGCTGGCCGTCGGCGTCAAACTGCTCGAACCGGGGCAACTCGACGTGCTGGCGCCGCTGCCGGTCGTCGGCGATCAGGTGGCGGGCGCGTTCGTCGTCGAGACGGGGAGCCCGGCGCTACTCGGCGGCCTGTTCGGCGGGATCGGGCTCTGGATCGTCGGGTTCCCGGCGACGATCGCGGTCGCCAGGCGCCGCGTCGAGGGGGCCGCACAGCTGATCGCGTGGCTCTCCGCGGCCGTCCTCGCGGCCTTCGGCGTGCTGTTCCTGTGGGACGCGCTTCCGGTCTAG